The Helianthus annuus cultivar XRQ/B chromosome 16, HanXRQr2.0-SUNRISE, whole genome shotgun sequence genome includes a window with the following:
- the LOC110916211 gene encoding uncharacterized protein LOC110916211, with protein sequence MEKKQGFFSSLRHDLVRGLSPGRSRAKSPSMMGLFRRGHVTNSELFVGRSGSLNGEALAPLIEGPNPEGSESGELKRVGSGIGNWVKGQLARAPSMTSSMAYKQRSDLRLLLGVMGAPLAPVSVCSGDPLPHLSIKDTPIESSSAQYIVQQYTAACGGQKLQSSIKNAYAMGKLKMVASEFETASRVVKYKHGAKAAESGGFVLWQMNPDMWYVELAVGGSKVHAGCNGELVWRHTPWFGAHAAKGPARPLRRALQGLDPRTTASMFVDAKCIGEKNINGEDCFILKQCADPQTLKARSEGPAEIIRHVLFGFFSQKTGLLIHMEDSHLTRIQTNGGDAVYWETTINSFLDDYRSVDGIMIAHSGRSVVTLFRFGEVAMSHTKTRMEEAWTIEEVAFNVPGLSNDCFIPPADLRSGSVSETSDLPQSERGKAGCRAKVAALEKPPHEGNRGNFIWKTEI encoded by the exons atggaaaaaaaacaagGGTTTTTCTCGTCTCTACGACACGATTTGGTCCGAGGTTTATCGCCGGGGAGGTCACGTGCCAAAAGTCCGTCAATGATGGGGCTTTTCCGGCGAGGTCACGTGACAAACTCAGAGCTTTTCGTTGGAAGATCCGGGAGTTTGAATGGGGAAGCGCTAGCGCCGTTGATTGAGGGACCCAATCCGGAGGGTTCGGAAAGTGGGGAGTTGAAACGGGTCGGGTCGGGCATTGGGAACTGGGTGAAGGGGCAGTTGGCCAGGGCTCCGTCGATGACGTCATCAATGGCGTATAAGCAGAGGTCTGATTTGAGGCTTTTGCTTGGGGTTATGGGCGCCCCTCTTGCTCCGGTCAGTGTTTGCTCCGGTGACCCTTTGCCTCACCTTAGCATTAAAGacactcccatt gAAAGTTCATCTGCTCAATACATAGTGCAGCAGTACACAGCTGCATGTGGCGGGCAAAAGCTTCAAAGTTCAATAAAAAATGCTTATGCAATGGGAAAACTGAAGATGGTTGCATCTGAATTCGAAACCGCATCACGAGTGGTTAAATATAAGCATGGTGCAAAAGCAGCCGAGTCTGGTGGGTTTGTTTTGTGGCAAATGAACCCTGATATGTGGTATGTGGAGCTAGCCGTTGGTGGAAGTAAGGTTCATGCTGGTTGCAATGGGGAACTTGTTTGGAGGCACACCCCGTGGTTCGGTGCTCACGCTGCTAAAGGACCTGCTAGACCACTACGTCGGGCCCTTCAG GGTCTTGATCCTAGAACGACTGCGAGTATGTTTGTTGATGCAAAGTGCATAGGGGAGAAAAACATAAACGGTGAAGATTGCTTTATTCTAAAACAATGTGCAGATCCACAAACATTAAAAGCAAGAAGCGAAGGTCCAGCTGAAATCATAAGGCACGTGCTATTTGGGTTTTTTAGTCAGAAAACGGGTCTACTTATTCACATGGAGGACTCACATTTGACCCGTATTCAAACCAACGGTGGTGACGCTGTTTATTGGGAAACCACCATAAACTCGTTTTTGGATGATTATCGATCTGTAGACGGGATCATGATTGCACACTCGGGTCGATCCGTGGTGACCCTTTTTAGGTTTGGTGAGGTAGCGATGAGTCATACTAAAACCCGGATGGAAGAAGCTTGGACCATTGAAGAGGTTGCGTTTAATGTCCCTGGTTTGTCAAATGACTGTTTTATCCCTCCTGCTGATCTAAGATCTGGATCGGTAAGTGAAACATCTGATCTCCCTCAATCGGAAAGAGGAAAAGCTGGTTGTCGTGCTAAAGTTGCAGCTTTGGAGAAACCGCCACATGAAGGTAATCGAGGAAACTTTATTTGGAAGACGGAAATCTAG